In Nomascus leucogenys isolate Asia unplaced genomic scaffold, Asia_NLE_v1 Super-Scaffold_361, whole genome shotgun sequence, a single window of DNA contains:
- the RNASE9 gene encoding inactive ribonuclease-like protein 9, with amino-acid sequence MMRTLITTHPLPLLLLLQQLLQPVQFQEVDTDFDFPEDKKEEFEEYLEQFFSTGPTRPPTKEKVKRRVLIEPGMPLDHIDYCNSEIMRKNVYYKHRCVAEHYFLLMQYDELQNICYNRFVPCKNGIRKCNRSKGLVEGVYCNLTEAFEIPACKYESFYRKGYVLITCAWQNELQKLIPHTINDLVEPTEHRSFLGEDGVFVIPP; translated from the coding sequence ATGATGAGAACTCTGATCACCACACACCCACTGCCCCTGCTTCTAttgctgcagcagctgctgcagccaGTGCAGTTTCAAGAGGTGGATACAGATTTTGATTTCCcagaagataaaaaagaagaatttgaagAGTATTTGGAACAATTTTTTAGTACAGGGCCCACCAGACCACCTAccaaagaaaaagtcaaaagacGTGTCCTTATTGAACCTGGAATGCCATTAGATCATATAGACTACTGTAATAGTGAAATCATGAGAAAAAATGTTTACTACAAACACCGTTGTGTGGCGGAACATTACTTCCTTCTTATGCAATATGACGAGCTCCAAAACATCTGTTACAACAGATTTGTGCCATGTAAGAATGGAATTAGGAAATGTAACAGGAGCAAAGGTCTTGTAGAAGGAGTGTATTGTAATTTAACAGAAGCATTTGAAATTCCAGCGTGTAAATACGAATCATTTTATAGGAAGGGCTATGTCCTTATCACTTGTGCATGGCAAAATGAACTACAAAAACTGATTCCTCATACTATAAATGACCTCGTGGAGCCAACTGAACACAGAAGTTTCCTC